The sequence below is a genomic window from Candidatus Binatia bacterium.
TGGCGATGAACCGAAGCCTGCCGGGGCACTGTGGGCAGCGTAGAACGTCGCAGTCGAAGGCTCTTCTCATCAGGTCGGCCCACCGGTGATGGCGACGCCTGGGTTCTTTGGCTTCCTCCTCATCGTCGGGCGGAGCTGGGGCCTGGTGGCTTCGTCCGGCCGGTTCGGCGGCGCGTGCGACGGCGGCCTCGCGGCCACTGGCATGGCCGGCGAAGACGCCGCGCACCGCGATCCTGACGCGCCGAGAACAGATCAAGAAGAAGACAATGGCTCGTCGTAAGCGACAGAATCTACGCGCCGCGTAGGCGGGCAAACGTGCCGGAAGTGCCTCTTAGAAATCGACCCCAAAGATCCCGACTCAGCTGACGACGTACAGTGGCTCGTTCTGGTGCATGGAGCGTGCGCGCTCGCGTATGCGTGAGGGCACTTCATTCGTGGCGCGGGAGAGAGGTGCATCCGCTGAAAATCCGCCGTGGCCCCCGACGGCACTACTCCCGGGACCGAGGGACGTCGCTACGGACGCACGGGTGGCCGCCGTTGGGGCCACCCGCCGGCCCGGAATCGGCATGGGCGATGGCGGCAGAGTGGCGCGGCGAAACCGACGCGCCGACCTCTGGCCGTTGCCCGGGCCCGATCAGCCGGTGGGGCACACGGGGTACTCGCTCGGAGATAGAATGCATCGCTGTCTAGGTGGCAGCGACTGGGCGTTTTCGATCAGGCAGTTGATCCCCGTGGGGGGCGTGAGGCTGGTTCGTTGCTGATCGTATGCGCCGGAGTCCAGGCAGATATGGATGCAGTCGTCCCGATCGAAATAGGGGCCGTATTCGCCTCCGCAGGTCTCTCGCAGATCGAGACAATACAGTTGGTCACACGCGAACAGGTCCCACACCCGGAACACGTTCTCCAGCTCCTGCCCTAGCTCGCAGGAGGTGGTCAGGATCCTGCGGGAGCGCCCGAGCTCGATGACCTTGTCACGCAACGACGGGTCCTGTCTGCAGGCATCGACGCAGCGAGAGCCCACCAACTCGCCCGTGGCTCCCGGAAATCGACTCGTGATCATGTGGCAGGTCTCCAGCTCCTGGCAGGTCTCGACGCAAAAGGCCTCCGGGTCCTCCTCGATCGCCACTTGCACCGCCCACCGTTCGCCGTACGGGCATCCGTCAGTGGTGTCCGGAGACGGCTCGCTGGAACAAAGGTCGCAGAGATCCCCCCAGCCGTCGGCATCGGAGTCCTCCTGGCGTGGGTTGCGCGCGAGCGGACAGTTGTCTTGGGGCATCGGTACGCCGTCCTGGTCCCAATCGGCATCCCGGAACATTCCTCTCCAATCGTCCCGGCCCACTCTGACCCCAGGCCGCACCCGCGATGGACACCCGAGCTCTACCGTTCCCGACTCGTTCGGACATGCGTCACAGAGGTCTCCGGCGAGATCTTCGTCCTGATTCTGCTGGTCTGGATTGGGGAGCAGCTGGCAGTTGTCATAGTAGTCGACCACGCCGTCTTGATCGAGGTCCCGGTTGAGCAGCATTTGCCGGAGAGCGTCGGGGTCGAGGATTTCCCCGCTCCCGCTCCCGCTCCCGATCTGCGGACGCGCTGGGCCCGGGCCCTCAGGGGCGGCGCTCTCCATGTTCGACCCCGGCTCACATCCGAGCAGGAGTAACAGAAAAAGATGCAGCATGGTCTTCATCTGTACGTCGTCAGCTGAGTCGGGATCTTTGGGGTCGATTTCTTAGAGACACTTCCGGCACGTTTGCCCGCCTACGCGGCTCGTAGATTCTGCCGCTTGCGACGGGCCATCGTCTTCTTCTTGATCTTCTCGCGGCGCGTGAGGATCGCGTCACGCCGCCCATGATATGCATCGGCTGGAGTCACGTTGTCCAGTGACTCGTGGTAGCGCCGGTGGTTGTAGTGCTCGACGAAGCGACCGATCGCACGCTCGAGCTCCCACGGGCTGTAGTAGTTGTCGAGCTTCACCACGTTCTTCATCGACCGGTGGTAGCGCTCGATCTTCCCCTGCGTCTGCGGATGGTACGGCGCTCCTCGGGTGTGCTCCATCCCGTGACGATCGAGATACGTCGCCAGCTCACCCGACACGTAACAGGGGCCGTTGTCGCTCAAGAGCCGAGGCCGATGCACGACCCGCACCTCGTCCACTCCCGCCTTCGCTCGCGCCAGATCCAGCGTCTCGGTCACGTCCGACGCCTTCATCGTCGTGCTCACCGGCCACGCCAGGATGTAGCGTGAGTAATCGTCGAGCACGGTCGACAGGTAGTACCAGCCCCAGCCGACCACGCGCAGGTACGTGAAGTCGGTCTGCCAAAGCTCATTCGGTCGCTTGGTCGGATGCTGGAAGCGATCGGCAGCGCGGATCAGGAGGTAGGCTGGGCTCGTGATCAGGTCGTGCGCCTTCAAGATCCTGTACACGCTGGATTCCGAGATGAATTGGCCCGTCCGATCCGTCATCCGCCAGGCCAGCTCCCGAGGCGACTGGCGGTAGGAAACATGAACGGCCTATTTGCCCAGGTCGCCGGGTAGCCGCCACCGCGAAGCCTGGAGCGAGGTCCAGTTGGCGGTAGGCGGGATCAAGGGCCCATTTGCCCAGGACGGCGGGTAGCCGCCACCGCGAAGGCTCGAGCCAGGTCCGGATTTCGGGTTCAAGCGGCCGCGGCGGAGCCGTCGCGCCGTTAGGTCGGATTGGAACCAAAAAGGGGCTTCATGTCGGCTATCCGCCGGTCACGGCGCCTCCGCCCGCGTTGGAGAGTAGTCCCGCGGGGAAGAAGTTCGCATCGAGGTCGAGTCTCTGCCGCACATCTTGCCGGCGCCATGATCTGACCGACTTGACCATCACCTCGTCGACCGGACCCACGTCCCCGGCATCGTACTGGATGATGCCTCACGTACCGCTGCTGGTGATGCGGATAGCCGACATGAAGCCCCTTTTCTGCTCCCATCCGACCTAACGGCGCCTTACCGGATGTATGCGTGCGCCTCTTTCTGCCTCATGGAGCCTCCGCCGTGTGGAGCATCGTGTTGCCGGCGGCGACGCGGGCGAAGCGGTCCGGCTCGCGCGCGAGAACGGCCATCGCGATGGGCCCACCCCAATCCTGGCAGACGATCGTGATGTCGCGCAGGTCGAGGTGCAGAACGAGCTCCCGTAGCCACTCGATGTGCGTCTCGAACGTGTAGTGCGACGGGCGGGTGAGCTTGTCGGAGCGTCCGAACCCGATGTGGTCGATCGCGATCGCGCGCAGGCCGGCCGCGGCGAACACGGGAATCATCTTCCGGTAGACGTACGACCAGGTCGGCTCGCCGTGGGCCATCAAGACCACGGGCGAGTCCTTCGGCCCTTCGTCGACGTAGTGCATGCGAAGCGTGCCGTCGGCGTAAGGGTTGCGTAGCTCGGCGTAGTTCGGGGTGAACGGGTACCCGGGGAGGTTCGCGAACCGTGCGTCGTCGGTGCGCACAGTGACCGGGACTTCCGGGCCGGTGAGAGGCGTCACGACGGAGCCTCCGCCCGTGCGTAGGTCTGAATCAGATGCATGGGCGAACCGTACAGGAAGTCGTGCTGGCGTCACCCCCTCTACGATTCGCGCCGCGCTCAGTCTGCTAGGGCCGCGTTCATCACCCGGTTCACCGCTTCGGTCGGCGCGTTCAGATCGTATCCGATCGTGTCCCAGAAGTCGCAGTTGCCGTAGGGATCGACCGTCGTCGATAGCTCGGGGGAATCGAGGACGAGGTACTCGAGCCCGGCCGGGGTGAACCCAGGCCACGGGAATCCGCCGTGCGCATTGGGGTCGAGCGCGGTTCCGAAGCTCCCCCAGTAATGGACCATCTCGTCGGAGAGCCGCGCCTGTTCCGGCGTGAACTGGTAGCCGACCTGGCGATCCGTGTGAAACACGAACGGGACGTCGTCGCCGTGGCACGCCGCATCCACGCACTGAGGAATGTCGGGCCAGATGTTGACGCCGGTTTCCGTGAACTCGTAGACCCAGATCGCCTCGCGCGCCTGCGACGCCACGAAGCGGTTCGCGCAGCCGAAGAGGTAGTCGGTTGCGACGCTCGAGAGAACCAAGAAGTTGTCCCCGCTCGGGTCCGGCGGATACAGCACCAGGACCTCCTCCGCGATGTCCGCGCCGAAGAGGAGCGTCAGGACGGTGGTGTAGACGGTGTCGCTGATGGTTCCGCCTTCGAGCTTCGCGATCTCGTCGACGAACACGATGCCTTCGTTGGTATTCGTGCCGAGGACGGTGGGGCGATCGAGCGCTCCGTTCTGCGCGGTGATCGTCGGGTCGCCGGTGAGGAAGTCCTCGTCGATGAGCGGAGAGAACACGAGGAACCCGGCGAGCCTGGCACCGACCAGACTGTTCAGCAGAAGCGCTTCGCTGGATTGTTGCTCGACGATGGTGTCCGCCGGCACGGACCGCAGGCAGGTGAGGCCCTGATCTTCGCAGCCGACCAACTTCTCGAAGAGCTCCCCGCTCGGGACGGCCTGCTCGAGGGTTTTGTAGGGGATCCCGAACGGATTGCTCTCCATCAGGATCGCGCGGAAGAGCCCACTGCTCGATGGCACCGAGAGCTGGTGAAGACCCACCGACATCGCACCTGCGCTCTCGCCGAAGATCGTCACGTCGTCGGGATTTCCGCCGAACGCCGCGACGTTGTCCTGCACCCAGCGCATTGCGAGCTGCTGATCCATGAGGCCGTAGTTGCCGGTGAGTCCGTCGACGCCGGCGAGGAAGCCGAGCGCACCGACTCGGTAGTTGATCGTGACGAGGATGACGTCTTGCGTCGCCGAGAGGTAGGCGCCGTCGTAGAGCGGGATGTTCGTGCCGCCCGAGGTGAACGAGCCGCCGTAGATCCAGATCATCACGGGGCGGGAGTCGCCGCCGTGGACGCCGAGCGGGCGCCAGACGTTCAGCGAGAGGCAATCCTCGCTAGTCTTGCGTCCCGCGCCGAACTCCGAGTCGGGATCCGATTGGGGGCAGGCCGCCGGGACCGTGTCGGTCGCGTCGAACACCCCATCCATCCGGGCCTTGGGAATCGGCGGACGCCACCGATTGTCGCCCGCCGTCGTCTCGGCGAACGGAATTGCGAAGAAGCCTTCCACCCCGAGGTCGGGAGCATCGACGACGTCGAGCTGGAGGCCGCAGACGTCACCGGATGTCGTGCCGACGACATCCGTCGTGCAGCCCACGTTCTCCGTGTCGGAGCATGCGGCGAGCATCGCCGCGAGGATGAACGCCGTCCATGACCGAACCGATGAGCGAACCAGACCAGCCACCGAATCTCTCCCTCGAATCCTCACTTCACCACCCCCTCAGATCACGCGCATCGGATCCATCCCGACGCCGACGAAGCGGGGAGGTTACCGCCATCGCCCGGCTGTTCCAAGCTTGTTAGGCCTCTTGGCATGCCTGATTCTCTCGTCCCGACCACCGAGTTCCTCGAAGCCGAGCTCAAAGACCGGATTCTCACGATTCGCCTGAACCGTCCGGATGCGCTGAATGCCTTCCGGCCGGAGATGCTGATCGGCATCGCCGAGCTCGCAGAGACGGCGAATGCCGCGTCGGACGTCTCGGTGATCGTGCTCGAGGGGGCCGGGCGGGCCTTCTCCGCCGGGGTGGATCTGAAGGTCCTGCAGAACGAGACGCCGCAGGCGGGGAAGATCGGCACTGTGTTCGATGACGCGGCCCGTCGAGCCTATCTGGCGCTCCGTCGCTGCGCGCGGCCCGTCATCGCGAAGGTCCACGGTGCGTGTTTCACCGGGGCGCTCGAGATGGCGCGGATAGCCGACATGAAGCCCCTTTTTGGCTCCCATCCGACCTAACGGCGCCTTACCGGACGTATGCGTGCGCCTCTTTCTGCCTCATGGAGTTCGGATCGATACGGAGGATCTCGATCTCTGGATTCGAGAACCCGAAGCGAGGCGCAGTTGATCGAAAGCTCTTTACGGCGGTAGCCCGATCAACCGCCACCATCACCCTTGATCGCCGCTCCGAAGCCGCCTCGGGATTCTCCCGGAAGCGATCCAAGGCCAGACTGCTCGTCACCAGATGCAGCGGCCAAGTTCGGCATCGCCGGCTCTCGGTGATCAAGGTCAGATGGAATTCCTTGAACCCCGCGTCAGCCAGGGGCGGGGCATACGGGCTGGCGAAGAAGACCTGACCCCCTCGTGCATGGTCAACGATCCAGTCGCGCGCGAGGTCCCTCGTGTCCGGGTACATCCCATGGACAAACCTTCCTGCCACTTGAGCCGGAAGGATTAACGCGATCGACAGAACGACCCCGGCAAACACCCGACGGAGCAGCCGCACCTCCCCGACGGCCATGGCCCTCAATTCCGCCAGCCCGATGCCGCCGACAACGCAGAGGCCCGCTAGCCCTGGCATCACGTAACGGGAAAAGAAGGGATAGGGCTTTGCCGGAACGACTTCCATCATCGCGAGGTAGCCAAGCGTCCATGCGAGCAGCACCAGAGCGAAGTCACGGCGCGCCAGGAGCAACGAACGGGCTCCCCACGCTGCGAGGGCTAGACCGGCAACCCCCATCGCGGGGAGCAGGCTACGGGTCAAGTAAAAGAACCCCCATGTCTTCCATATCGGAAGCGAGATGCCATCGTGATGTCCCGCGAGCGCGTAGGCCGCCTGATATTCCATCCCCTCGACGAGATGCCAGGGGTCCCAGATGATCCAGGGCGTGGTCGCTAAGAACCCGATCGCAGCCATGGCGACCACGAGACTGAAGTGTGTCGCGGCGCGCTCCCGTCGAAGCCACACCTCCGGGAGCAGGGCCAACGCGAGGGCGGAGACCCCTGAGAACTTCGACCCCGCACAGAGCCCCGCAGCGAGACCGCAGAGGGCAGCATCCCCTCGCGCGCGCGATTCGAGCCGGCGAACTGCTGCCAGCGCCGTCACGGACATCCACAGCGTCAGTGGGGTGTCCTCTTTGATGTACCCCGCAGCAGCGATACTGACCGGGTTGACGGCGAAAAGGAACGCGGCGAAGAGGCCAGCTGGAACGCTCCAGACTCGCAGGCCAATCAGATACAAGGGCACGACTGTAGCGGCCGAAAGAACTGCCATCCAAGCTCGCCCCGCCCACAGGTCGAGAGACAGGCCTGTACTCAGGACTCGCTGTCCTACGTCGCCGGCGATCCAAGCGAGCTGGAGCCCCGCCTCGCGCAACACGGGGAGCACCGCAGCCAACGTGTAGAAGAGGAAGCCGGGCTGGATTCCTGGTGGCGTGTAGTCCTTTCCGGCGAGACCCGTCGCGACGCGGAGGTTCTGGCTCTCGTCGGGGAGATACTCGTGCGGAAGCCCCAGCACGCTCCCCCAGAGCCGGAGCGCCAACGCGACAACGAACAGGAGCCCGAGGGACGACAACGCGCCCGCGGAACTGGACCTCTTCCGTGCTCCGGTTCCGTCCATCCTACGTGGCACGGGCCAGCGAAACGACTCGGACGCGATCAATCGCTCGCTCGCTCGTCACTCGGTAACCTCGATCTCGTGCCGTCGCGTCGACATCGATCTTCGAGTTCGGCTTCAACACCAGCACGATGGCCTCCGGTCGCCCCCATCGAGTTGCCCCAAGGTCCGGGACCTGTTCGACGCAATGCACACCCTGTGCTCGAAGCCCGCGAACGAGCTTTTGCGGCCCGAGAAACGAGGCGCGATCAAAGTAGAACCCGAAAGTGGGGCATCCAGACGGGGGCGATACGAAGACCAGGTCGTTCTCTCGACGGAGGTCCTGCACCACAGCAGAAACCACGCGCCAATCGGGTTTCGGGAGGGCGCTAAGGTCGGCGTGCATGAACGACGACACGGCGAGCGCGATTCCTGCTGCCCACCGCCAGGCCCGACTAGGCACAGCTACCTCGAGCATGACCGCGGTCAGAAGTGTGATCCCGGGAAGCGCGAAGAGCACGTAGCGTGGGAGAAAGATCGGCGTCCACTGCGCAATCACGAAGCAGAGCAGAACCGAAGCGATCCCCCACCAGGCAAGCGCGAAGACGCGCGGGCCCAGGCCGCGGTGGTCGACACCACGCAGCATGAGGATCCAGGCTCCCACGACGACCAGTCCCGCCTCCGCCGCAACCGCTGCCGGGCCGCCACCGAGTTGAACTATCGCGTCCAGCAGTTGCGCACGTCCTGGGGGACCGAGCCAGTAGACGCCGGGCACCGGCGCTCTATCGACCAGGACTGGTATCCAGGGAGAAAACAATCCGACGGCGGCGATTTGACTGACGATGTAGAGGCCGGCGGTCCGAGCCGGAGGTCGCACAGCGGCCAACCCGACCAACTGCGCCAGGAAGGCAATCGCAACCGTAAAGTGCGTGTACACGGCAAGCGCGTTGACGACGGAGAGAATCGCCGCGCGCCAAACACTCGGTCGCTCGAGTAGGGCGAAGTAGACATAGAAGGACACCACGCAAAGGAGAAGGACCAGACTGTACGATCGGGCCTCTTGCGCATAGTTCAAGACCATCCCGGCGTCGAGGTAGAGAAGCGACGCGAGGACCGCGACTTCCGCCGAGAAGAAGCGTCTGGCAAGTAGGAACAAGAACACGCCGGCGAGCGCGCTGGCCAACAGGGAGAGAGAACGCGCGCCGGTCTCCGTCAGGCCGAAAAGCTCAACCCATGCCGAGAGCATGAGGTTGTACGCCGGAGGATTCTCGTTCGTTGCAGAGAAGCGCAGGAGATGCTGCGTCGAAAAATTGGTGCGCAGTAGGGATAGGGATTCGTCGAGCCAGAGAGCACTCTGTCCAAGGCCAGGGCCGCGAACGCCGATCTGGAGACAGAAGACGACCAGCCCGCTCCACAACGGATAACGGTCCGCCAAGGAGACCGTCCTGTCGACGATGGGCATGGTTCGGAACCTGATGTAGTCGATCGTGCAGGATGTCAACCACTGCTGATGGCAGCCGACCACCGCCGAGAGGAACAACGGAGCCCGATGTCCAGGGGTCATTCTCCCGAATACGAAACGCTCACAGCTTCCCGCGGGTGGGCAGTCGTGCGGATAGCCGACATGAAGCCCCTTTTGGGTCTCAGGGCGACAGAACGGCTCCGTATCGGGATCGCAGTCGATAGCGCGACGGTTCACGTCTTCAAAGACGTCGGGATCAGTGGGCCGGATTTCTAAGAGACATTTCCGGCACGTTTGCTCGACTACGCAGCGCGTAGATTCTGCCGCCTACACGACGAGCCATTGCCGTCTTCTTGATCTGTTCTCGGCGCGAGAGGATCGTGTCGCGCCGCCCATGACATGCACGACCTGCACTTCATCGACGCCTGTCTTCGCTCGCGCCAGGTCCGGCGTCTCGGTCACGTCTGACGCCTTCATCGTCGTGACGAGCGTCCACGCCAGGATGTTGCGCGAGTCATCGCGGGCTTGCGCGGCTCCAGGCCAGCGTCGCCGTGCTCGCGGTAGCGCTCGTACCAGACGTAGAACGTCGAGCGACTCACACCCAGTTCCCGAAGCGTCCGGTGCACCGACAGGTCCGAGCCTTCTACCAGGCGGATCACCTTCTCCGCGCTTTCTCCCTTTCCCATCGGATTCTCCTTCCGTTTGGGCCGGGAGTGTCTCTTATTTCATCGACCTATTTGGTCCAACCGTCTCTGAACCCGAACACGTGCGCTACATGGATGATTTCGTCCTGCTGGCGCGTACGCGTTGGCAGCTGCGGCGAGCGATCGCCGAGGTGCATGCGGTGATCGGGCCAATCGGTCTGCGCCTGCACCCCGACAAGCGTTTCATCGGCTCGCTGCGTC
It includes:
- a CDS encoding thrombospondin type 3 repeat-containing protein: MKTMLHLFLLLLLGCEPGSNMESAAPEGPGPARPQIGSGSGSGEILDPDALRQMLLNRDLDQDGVVDYYDNCQLLPNPDQQNQDEDLAGDLCDACPNESGTVELGCPSRVRPGVRVGRDDWRGMFRDADWDQDGVPMPQDNCPLARNPRQEDSDADGWGDLCDLCSSEPSPDTTDGCPYGERWAVQVAIEEDPEAFCVETCQELETCHMITSRFPGATGELVGSRCVDACRQDPSLRDKVIELGRSRRILTTSCELGQELENVFRVWDLFACDQLYCLDLRETCGGEYGPYFDRDDCIHICLDSGAYDQQRTSLTPPTGINCLIENAQSLPPRQRCILSPSEYPVCPTG
- a CDS encoding alpha/beta fold hydrolase produces the protein MTPLTGPEVPVTVRTDDARFANLPGYPFTPNYAELRNPYADGTLRMHYVDEGPKDSPVVLMAHGEPTWSYVYRKMIPVFAAAGLRAIAIDHIGFGRSDKLTRPSHYTFETHIEWLRELVLHLDLRDITIVCQDWGGPIAMAVLAREPDRFARVAAGNTMLHTAEAP
- a CDS encoding carboxylesterase family protein, giving the protein MAGLVRSSVRSWTAFILAAMLAACSDTENVGCTTDVVGTTSGDVCGLQLDVVDAPDLGVEGFFAIPFAETTAGDNRWRPPIPKARMDGVFDATDTVPAACPQSDPDSEFGAGRKTSEDCLSLNVWRPLGVHGGDSRPVMIWIYGGSFTSGGTNIPLYDGAYLSATQDVILVTINYRVGALGFLAGVDGLTGNYGLMDQQLAMRWVQDNVAAFGGNPDDVTIFGESAGAMSVGLHQLSVPSSSGLFRAILMESNPFGIPYKTLEQAVPSGELFEKLVGCEDQGLTCLRSVPADTIVEQQSSEALLLNSLVGARLAGFLVFSPLIDEDFLTGDPTITAQNGALDRPTVLGTNTNEGIVFVDEIAKLEGGTISDTVYTTVLTLLFGADIAEEVLVLYPPDPSGDNFLVLSSVATDYLFGCANRFVASQAREAIWVYEFTETGVNIWPDIPQCVDAACHGDDVPFVFHTDRQVGYQFTPEQARLSDEMVHYWGSFGTALDPNAHGGFPWPGFTPAGLEYLVLDSPELSTTVDPYGNCDFWDTIGYDLNAPTEAVNRVMNAALAD
- a CDS encoding enoyl-CoA hydratase/isomerase family protein, whose amino-acid sequence is MPDSLVPTTEFLEAELKDRILTIRLNRPDALNAFRPEMLIGIAELAETANAASDVSVIVLEGAGRAFSAGVDLKVLQNETPQAGKIGTVFDDAARRAYLALRRCARPVIAKVHGACFTGALEMARIADMKPLFGSHPT
- a CDS encoding glycosyltransferase family 39 protein, whose translation is MSSLGLLFVVALALRLWGSVLGLPHEYLPDESQNLRVATGLAGKDYTPPGIQPGFLFYTLAAVLPVLREAGLQLAWIAGDVGQRVLSTGLSLDLWAGRAWMAVLSAATVVPLYLIGLRVWSVPAGLFAAFLFAVNPVSIAAAGYIKEDTPLTLWMSVTALAAVRRLESRARGDAALCGLAAGLCAGSKFSGVSALALALLPEVWLRRERAATHFSLVVAMAAIGFLATTPWIIWDPWHLVEGMEYQAAYALAGHHDGISLPIWKTWGFFYLTRSLLPAMGVAGLALAAWGARSLLLARRDFALVLLAWTLGYLAMMEVVPAKPYPFFSRYVMPGLAGLCVVGGIGLAELRAMAVGEVRLLRRVFAGVVLSIALILPAQVAGRFVHGMYPDTRDLARDWIVDHARGGQVFFASPYAPPLADAGFKEFHLTLITESRRCRTWPLHLVTSSLALDRFRENPEAASERRSRVMVAVDRATAVKSFRSTAPRFGFSNPEIEILRIDPNSMRQKEAHAYVR
- a CDS encoding glycosyltransferase family 39 protein produces the protein MPIVDRTVSLADRYPLWSGLVVFCLQIGVRGPGLGQSALWLDESLSLLRTNFSTQHLLRFSATNENPPAYNLMLSAWVELFGLTETGARSLSLLASALAGVFLFLLARRFFSAEVAVLASLLYLDAGMVLNYAQEARSYSLVLLLCVVSFYVYFALLERPSVWRAAILSVVNALAVYTHFTVAIAFLAQLVGLAAVRPPARTAGLYIVSQIAAVGLFSPWIPVLVDRAPVPGVYWLGPPGRAQLLDAIVQLGGGPAAVAAEAGLVVVGAWILMLRGVDHRGLGPRVFALAWWGIASVLLCFVIAQWTPIFLPRYVLFALPGITLLTAVMLEVAVPSRAWRWAAGIALAVSSFMHADLSALPKPDWRVVSAVVQDLRRENDLVFVSPPSGCPTFGFYFDRASFLGPQKLVRGLRAQGVHCVEQVPDLGATRWGRPEAIVLVLKPNSKIDVDATARDRGYRVTSERAIDRVRVVSLARAT